In Leucobacter insecticola, one DNA window encodes the following:
- a CDS encoding TetR/AcrR family transcriptional regulator: MARTDTKQLIIDAAVAVAAQHGISGASMDLIAETAGVAKGSLYYNFASKDALFEEVMQRGFETLAAAIDEARSRTVDDPAAGPRAVAAATLETLRENLNLAKLMASEVFRTDRAWADTMVVARASVVVRYRDVLRAARPVAPDTEITETAGAAFFGALAGACLDWLLFRPEQSVEAVLDQVLGSR; this comes from the coding sequence ATGGCACGCACCGACACGAAGCAGCTCATCATCGACGCCGCGGTCGCGGTCGCGGCCCAGCACGGCATCAGCGGCGCCTCGATGGACCTGATCGCGGAGACCGCGGGGGTCGCGAAGGGCAGCCTCTATTACAACTTCGCCTCGAAGGACGCACTGTTCGAAGAGGTTATGCAGCGCGGATTCGAAACGCTCGCGGCGGCGATTGACGAGGCGCGATCCCGCACCGTCGATGATCCTGCCGCTGGACCGCGCGCGGTTGCCGCCGCGACGCTCGAGACGCTCCGCGAAAATCTCAACCTTGCCAAGCTCATGGCGTCCGAGGTCTTCCGCACCGACCGGGCATGGGCGGATACGATGGTCGTCGCCCGTGCTTCGGTCGTGGTGCGATACCGCGACGTGTTGCGTGCCGCGCGTCCCGTGGCTCCAGACACTGAAATCACCGAGACAGCGGGCGCAGCGTTTTTTGGTGCGCTTGCTGGAGCCTGCCTCGACTGGTTGCTGTTTCGCCCGGAGCAGTCAGTTGAGGCCGTGCTCGACCAGGTGTTGGGGAGTCGCTAG